One part of the Acidobacteriota bacterium genome encodes these proteins:
- a CDS encoding ferritin family protein, with protein sequence MTIDLDFSKLSGSDVLDMAIAIEDEATIYYEQLADWVGDDNPDVVDFFKRMAVREKRHHDQIVALRDHLFAEAVKSHADKVSWAVEAPDVYKVPDDVNLRQAFEVAMDAETRAHDFYAGALEYATDDQVTELFEGLRQAEADHKRMLKEEMEKRLV encoded by the coding sequence ATGACGATTGATCTCGATTTTTCCAAGCTCTCGGGGAGCGACGTGCTCGACATGGCGATTGCCATCGAGGACGAGGCCACGATCTACTATGAGCAGCTCGCCGATTGGGTCGGGGACGACAATCCGGACGTCGTCGATTTCTTCAAGCGTATGGCTGTGCGTGAGAAGCGCCACCACGACCAGATCGTCGCGCTGCGTGACCACCTGTTCGCCGAGGCTGTGAAGAGCCACGCCGACAAGGTCTCGTGGGCGGTCGAAGCTCCTGATGTCTACAAGGTGCCGGACGACGTCAATCTCCGACAGGCGTTCGAGGTCGCGATGGACGCCGAGACGCGGGCCCACGACTTCTACGCCGGCGCCCTCGAGTACGCCACCGATGATCAGGTGACCGAGCTCTTCGAGGGCCTGCGCCAGGCCGAGGCGGATCACAAGCGAATGCTCAAGGAGGAGATGGAGAAGCGTCTGGTCTGA
- a CDS encoding response regulator: MAPKTAVIIDDEPDITTYFSTLLTDAGWKVRTANDPNEGITLAREDPPAVVMLDVMMPERGGLSTLIALRKDERTAKIPVVLVTGIQESLKADFGDFLDRFKKYHPDAYLQKPINEDELLQTLAKVTGE, encoded by the coding sequence ATGGCACCGAAAACAGCCGTGATCATCGACGACGAACCGGATATCACGACCTATTTCTCGACTCTCTTGACCGATGCTGGATGGAAGGTTCGCACCGCCAACGATCCCAACGAGGGCATCACACTGGCCCGGGAGGATCCGCCTGCGGTCGTCATGTTGGATGTGATGATGCCCGAACGCGGGGGCCTCAGCACCCTGATCGCACTGCGCAAGGACGAGCGGACGGCTAAGATCCCGGTCGTGCTCGTGACCGGCATCCAGGAAAGCCTCAAAGCGGATTTCGGCGACTTTCTCGATCGGTTCAAGAAATACCACCCAGATGCATACCTGCAGAAACCGATCAACGAGGATGAACTGCTTCAGACCCTGGCCAAGGTCACTGGCGAGTAG
- a CDS encoding NAD-dependent epimerase/dehydratase family protein: MGSTICVTGGAGFIGSHVADALVRDGHRVLIVDDLSSGSKDNVPKDSELFVLDVRSEEAAKLLVEREVEILVHHAAQMDVRRSVADPVFDADVNILGLLNLLETARGQALRQVIFASTGGAIYGEQEEFPADENHPVRPLSPYGVAKLACERYLYFFHSEYGLDATCLRYANVYGPRQNPHGEAGVVAIFSRRLLDGEEAVINGDGLQTRDYVFVEDVVRANLAALDRPGFFIYNVGTGVETDVNSLFDYIAQAVGFDGVPTHGPAAAGEQRRSSISSERILEELSVTADTPLSEGIPTTVEWFRDNV; this comes from the coding sequence ATGGGTTCAACCATCTGTGTCACCGGCGGTGCCGGCTTTATCGGCAGCCACGTCGCCGATGCCCTGGTCCGTGACGGCCACCGGGTGCTGATTGTGGACGACCTTTCGAGCGGGAGCAAGGACAACGTCCCGAAGGATTCGGAGCTTTTCGTGCTCGACGTGCGCTCCGAAGAGGCGGCCAAGCTCCTGGTTGAGCGAGAGGTCGAGATTCTCGTTCACCACGCGGCTCAGATGGACGTGCGGCGATCGGTCGCCGACCCTGTCTTCGACGCGGACGTCAACATCCTCGGCCTGCTCAATCTCCTCGAAACAGCTCGAGGCCAGGCTTTGCGGCAGGTCATTTTCGCATCGACCGGCGGTGCGATCTACGGCGAGCAGGAGGAGTTCCCCGCCGACGAGAATCACCCCGTTCGACCGCTTTCGCCGTACGGGGTTGCCAAGCTGGCGTGCGAGCGGTACCTCTACTTCTTCCACTCGGAGTACGGTCTCGATGCCACATGCCTCCGCTACGCAAACGTTTACGGCCCTCGGCAGAACCCGCACGGCGAAGCCGGGGTGGTGGCGATCTTCAGCCGCCGCCTGCTCGACGGAGAGGAGGCGGTTATCAACGGGGACGGGCTCCAGACACGCGACTATGTCTTCGTCGAGGACGTGGTTCGCGCGAATCTCGCGGCCCTCGATCGGCCGGGATTCTTCATCTACAACGTGGGCACGGGGGTCGAAACCGACGTCAACAGCTTGTTCGACTACATCGCACAGGCGGTCGGATTCGACGGCGTTCCGACGCACGGCCCCGCCGCTGCCGGTGAACAACGACGGTCGAGCATCAGCTCCGAGCGGATCCTCGAGGAGCTGAGCGTGACGGCGGACACTCCGCTGTCGGAGGGCATCCCGACGACCGTCGAGTGGTTCAGAGATAACGTTTGA
- a CDS encoding Rrf2 family transcriptional regulator, with amino-acid sequence MKISTRGRYALRMMLDLARRGGADTPISLASVAERTGISHGYLEQVALSLRNAGLVRGVAGRHGGYKLSSSPEDISIRQIIEATIGPICVVDCIEEPESCPRAESCECRVVYAMINLRVGEVLEEYNLADLIDPGWMKETGRSVTGRLVGLETG; translated from the coding sequence ATGAAGATTTCAACTCGCGGCCGTTATGCCCTCCGGATGATGCTCGATCTTGCACGGAGAGGCGGCGCCGATACGCCAATCAGCCTGGCGTCGGTCGCCGAACGCACAGGAATCTCTCACGGGTACCTCGAGCAAGTCGCGTTGTCTCTCCGCAACGCCGGACTGGTTCGCGGTGTCGCGGGGCGCCACGGGGGCTACAAGCTCTCCTCGTCGCCGGAGGACATCTCCATCCGCCAAATTATCGAGGCAACCATCGGTCCGATCTGCGTCGTCGACTGCATCGAGGAACCCGAATCATGCCCGAGGGCTGAATCCTGTGAGTGTCGAGTCGTCTACGCGATGATCAACCTTCGGGTTGGAGAGGTTTTGGAAGAGTACAACCTGGCCGATCTCATCGATCCGGGATGGATGAAGGAAACCGGCAGATCCGTGACCGGCAGGCTGGTCGGACTCGAAACGGGGTAA
- a CDS encoding DNA-3-methyladenine glycosylase encodes MSYPPVILRDFYQRNTEAVARELLGKLLIRTGPAGNVVLRLTEVEAYLGIEDPACHTFGGRRTLRTETMWGEAGHAYVYLVYGLHSCLNVVTVGPGRPEAVLIRGGIVQEGLELARLRRGPRVGEGSLTDGPGKLCQALAITTADNGIDLCVPDSPIRICDDGIEVPEDHVRRTPRVGVNYAGDAASWPLRLVQVRESVRPTRQ; translated from the coding sequence ATGTCGTATCCTCCTGTGATTCTGCGCGACTTCTACCAGCGTAACACCGAGGCGGTCGCGCGCGAACTCCTCGGCAAGCTGCTGATCCGCACCGGCCCCGCAGGAAATGTCGTTTTGAGACTCACCGAGGTCGAAGCATATCTCGGGATCGAGGATCCCGCCTGCCACACCTTCGGTGGCCGTCGGACGTTGCGCACCGAGACCATGTGGGGTGAGGCTGGCCATGCCTACGTTTACCTCGTCTACGGACTCCACAGCTGCCTCAACGTGGTGACGGTCGGCCCCGGTCGGCCGGAGGCGGTCCTCATCCGTGGCGGTATCGTTCAAGAGGGCCTCGAACTCGCTCGATTACGCCGTGGTCCGAGGGTGGGGGAGGGGTCGCTGACTGACGGCCCGGGCAAGCTGTGCCAGGCTCTCGCGATCACCACTGCCGACAACGGAATCGATCTGTGCGTTCCGGACTCCCCAATCAGAATCTGCGATGACGGCATCGAGGTGCCGGAAGATCACGTGCGCCGCACACCGAGGGTTGGAGTCAATTACGCCGGTGATGCGGCCTCGTGGCCGCTGCGCCTCGTGCAGGTTCGGGAAAGCGTGCGGCCTACTCGCCAGTGA
- a CDS encoding MTH938/NDUFAF3 family protein, protein MHIDAYSFGRIWVDGREFSADVILAGGGVKGPWWRAAGGHVYAVEDLRELIAAAPEVVVLGTGYFGRVRVLDETLEALARAGSEVVVEKTGVAVDSYNRLSAEGRDVAAALHLTC, encoded by the coding sequence ATGCACATAGATGCCTACTCGTTTGGCCGTATCTGGGTCGACGGACGAGAGTTTTCAGCAGATGTGATCCTGGCCGGCGGCGGGGTCAAGGGCCCGTGGTGGCGTGCGGCGGGCGGCCACGTCTATGCCGTCGAGGATTTGCGAGAGTTGATCGCGGCCGCTCCGGAAGTGGTGGTGCTCGGGACGGGGTACTTCGGCCGTGTCAGAGTGCTCGACGAGACGTTGGAGGCGCTGGCACGGGCCGGCTCGGAGGTGGTGGTCGAGAAGACCGGCGTAGCAGTCGACAGCTACAACCGGCTATCGGCCGAGGGCCGCGACGTCGCCGCTGCACTCCACCTCACCTGCTAA